One Nycticebus coucang isolate mNycCou1 chromosome 7, mNycCou1.pri, whole genome shotgun sequence genomic window, ATTTAGCAGTTTCATAGGTAAACATACTATAAAAAGTAGTTGTGGActtggtatggtggctcatgcctataatccaagcattctgggaggccaaggtagaaggattgctttgaggccaggagtttgagactagcctgaacaagagtggctttgcaaaaatagaaaaaattagctgggcattgtggtgcactcctgtagtcccagctgctcaggcagctgaggcaggaagatcacttgatcctaggagtttgaggttgcaatgagctatggtgatgccattcCCCTCattcctgggcagcagagcaagactctgcctcaaaaaaaaaaaaaagaaagaaaaagtcatacatagatgaaaacattttgaattCATTCAAAACCAAgatgaggcggcgcctgtggctcagtccgtaaggcgccggccccatatgccgagggtggcgagttcaaacccggccccggccaaactgcaaccaaaaaatagccgggcgttgtggcgggcgcctgtagtcccagctgctcgggaggctgaggcaagagaatcgcttaagcccaggagttggaggttgctgtgagctgtgtgaggccacggcactctaccgagggccataaagtgagactctgtctctacaaaaaaaaaaaaaaaaaccaagatgaAACTAGCCATGATTTGAATAgcagtagttttaaaaaataatgctaaatGGTAGTTGAACTGATACAACTTGGACTGAGAATGTTTTGACAATGTCAAAATACTGTTataagcacttctttttttttttttttttttttttttttgcagtttttggctggggctgggcttgaacccgccacctctgacgtatggggctggcaccctactcctttgagccacaggcgccaccctataagcACTTCTTGAaatgtctcttttaaaaatatatttttggcttggtccctgtacctcagtggttagggctccagccgcatacattggggctggtgggttctaagttggcccgggcctgctaaacagcaatgacaactgctgtagcaacaacaaaaaatagctgggcgttgtggcgggccccagtagtcccagctacttgggaggctgaggcaagagaatcgcttaaaccctggagtttgaggttgcttgtgagccgtaatgccatggcactttaccgagggtgatatagtgagactgtgtctcaaaaaataaaataaaaaagtacatttCATGCTAGCCATAATGTAAAATAAGCCTATTCAactgctaaagaaaaaaagaaatggaggctgGACACAGggctctcgcctataatcctagcactctgggaagcctaggcaAGTGGACTGTGTGAACTCAGAAGttctgagaccaacctgagcaagcaGGAGACTCCCATTtccaataaaaagagaaaactagccacgtgttgtggcaggcgcttgcttgtagtcccagctactcaggaggatgaggcaagaggagctcttgggcccaagagtttgaggttgctgtgagccataatgccgtgcaactctacccagggcaaccgtgagactgtctcaaaaaaaaaaggggggggattATCTGAGGTTTCAGAGACACTTGATTATTTGGAAGATTATATAGCATAATGATTAAGATCATAGGCTATCAGTCTCAGTGTATGAATTTAAAaccttgcctgtggctcagtgagtagggcgtctaccccatataccaagggtggtgggttcaaacccggccctggtcgaactgcaacaaaaaaaatagctgggcattgtgatgggtgcctgtagtcccagctactcaggatgctgaggcaagagaattgcataagcccaggagttggaggttgctgtgagctgtgtgatgccacggtactccaccgagggcaataaagtgagactctttgtctctacaaaaaaaaaaaaaaaaaccttactatTATATTATACTTTCTAAAGGTAATCCTAAGCAGATTACTTAGCCTCTACACATCAGTTACTTCAAATGCAAAATAATAGTATCTAATTTATGTAGGCAGGGAAAATGCCTATATATAGTAAACAGTCAATGcatcatagtgttttttttttttagacaagaactgtctttttgtttttttccagattaacatgaggatacaaacgattaggttacaatgtttgcgtttgttggGTAAGGTACCCGTTGTAGTTGTGCCAAAGAGaactatctttatttctttttatagactCTAATTTAATTGAAAGTATctgagagtttttttgtttttatttttgttttatttagagacaaggtcttgttctgtttctcaggctggagtgcagtggcagtatcatagctcactgcatattcaaaattctgggctcaagcagcctcctgcctcagccttctgaggagctgggactacaggctaatttttttctttttttaagaggtgaAGATCTCGTTATGTTGcacaggttggtctccaactcctggcctcaagtgattctcccacctcaactTTCTCTGCAtggtactgggattacagacataagccgtTAATACCTtaagtatttttagaaattattgtaAATATCCTccctcatttcatttttcttttaccatAAAGAAtacttttggtttatttttatttcttatgtatGAGAGCTTATATTCTgtgatctttttttaatttgaaggtaGGATTGTTGTTGCGTTTCTTATGAAACATATTCTTTCCTATGTCCTTACgagaaacagaatgaaaataCTATTTCCTGCATCATTCATACAAGAGAGAAAAAACTAAGGAATAGCTGAGAAGCTATCCCTGAAACACCAaatattctccttttttccccaagTGTATAGCAATGAATAAGATACAGTCAATTATCCCTGGATTCtatattttccccttctttcacttgatgaaatttatttttaaccccCCAAACAGCTTTCTTGGTTATTTATGGACATGCACAGAGTGACAAAAAGTTTAAGTTGCCCAGCTGAAGTTGAACAAAGCCATgctccatcttctttttttagttCTCATACCATAAACAAATGCCTTTTTCACAGTCtatttaaggctttttttttttttgcattttgtgcATTTCATTGATGATTTTGTGGTTTAAAATTACCTGTAAGCATGATGCTGAAGTGCTGTCTAGTATTCCTAAGCACAAGAAGGCTATGATATATCTTAAAGCAAAAATATGTGTATTAGGTAGACTTCATTCAGGCATGAGTTATAGTGCTGTTGGCTACAAGTTAAATGTTAATGAGTTGACAATATACAGTATATTAAATAagatgtctttaaacagaaacacatatAAAAAAGAATGTTGTGTAGTGATGGGTTGACAAAATGTGACTAGAGTCTAACACTACATTTCCCCTACGAGCAATAGTTCAGTATCCACCAATTCTGTTTATGTGACTTCATAAAACACAACCTCTACaaacaatgaaaatcaaaagtgtatgtgtgtatatatatatatattatgttagGCAGCTTTTGACATGATTTCTAATGATCCCTGTCTCCTGATATTCCTACCCTTGTGTAATCCTGTTCCCCTGAATATGGTCTAGACCTAATAActtaattttaacaaatagaatatGCCAAAAGTAAAGGATATCACTTCTGTAAATTGCTTTTAAAAGACTGTGACTGCTGTCTCGTTGGTGTACTCTCTCTTGTTCTTGTTTGCTTGTTCTGATAAAGAGAGCCACCTGGCAAAGAATGAGGTCAGCCTACTGCCAATAGCCAACAAGGAACTGAGGCCCATTGTCCAATAGTTGGTGAGGAACTgactcctccttcccccttcccctctctctctgtcctttttcctctttccacttttccctcccctcccccccccttctcctgccttccccttcccttccttctcctcctctctgtaACTGGGTCTTACTCTGTGGCCAGGGCCAgagagcagtggtgtcatcattactcaccacaacctcaaactcccaggcttaagctgTAATAACTTActtttgaatgaaaataatttactctTAAGTTATCTATGAATTTAATGGCTAAGGAAGATCCAGGACAGGAGATTTTAAAACAGGTTACTGGCCCCACCTTCAGATTTTCTGATTTAACAGGTCTGAGGTTAGCctgaagaatttgcatttctaacaacttCTGGGTATTGTTATATGCTGTTGGTTTCAGAGACTAGACTTTGAGGACCACTAGGCTGGAGAAACAGAATCTAGTTTGAGCTTTTAGGAATCACTTCCAAAGCCACATTGTGGAATCAGGCCACTAAGGGAGTTAATATCTCTTCTCAGAAAGCTGACCACTctagagctgggcacagtggtgtgtgtgtacggtcccagatacctgggaggctgagggggattgcttgagcccaggagttcaagtcaagcctgggcaacataggtaGATTTTGTtgctataaaaaaaggaaagagggagagaggcagggaaagaaggaaagaataggtaagagaggggaagaaagaaagggagggagtgaaggtaatggaaagaagggaggaaaagaaggaaaaaatggaaggagaaagagaaaaaggaagaaaacgaaggaagaaagaaaaagaaaagaaggaaggaaggtagggagggagggaaaaatctGACCACTCTAGAACCCATCAGGAagctaaaacattttataaatgctaCTGCTATTTTTCCTAGAATAGCACCTGCCACACCTTCTACCAACAGAATGCTTCATGTACTTTGTTTCTATACCCATGAATCGTGTGAGTAGACACATGTCCTTGCTCATACAACATATGGTATATTGAAAAATGGTCCCCACAGGTCCTAATTCCTGGAACCTGTAAATATTacccttatttggaaaaaaaaatatctttgtgATTCATTAAATTGAGGATTTTGAGATGgtggagattatcctggattatctaggTGGGCCCTAAATGCTGTCAGAAGTGTTCTCACAAGAAAGAAGCAGAGGGATATTTGACACACATAAAAGAGGAGAAGGCAGTGTGACCATAGAGACAGAGATTGTAGTGATGCAACCCAAGGAATACCAGGAAATCCAAGGaaagctggaagaggaaaataaTGAACTCTCCCTAGAGCCTCAGAGACAACTGCACcattgccaacaccttgatttggCCCAGGAAACTGTTTTCAGATTTCTGTTCTCCATTACTATGAGAGCATAAACTTTTGTTGTTCAAAATCAATAAGACTGTAATAAATTTGTTACAGCAACCATTGCAGCCACAGAAAAATTGTCACTGGTCATCTATGGTTTTGAAGACAGCAGAATAGATCCATCTTACTTCTGCCTTCCAAATCGTTTGTAATGCACTGAGTGGCTAAAGCTACATTAAATCTGTAATCATAGCTACAAgataatcaagaaaagaaaaggtttttgCTTTCTTGCCTTTTGTTTCAGAAAGGCATATTAGAATGAAGGCAGAATGGATGGTAAAAAGGTAGTCTACCAAGTCTGTCtcattggtgttttttttttgtttgttttttggggttttttttttttgagatagagttccACTCTTTGCCCAGGCTGAAATGCTGTGGTATTAGCCTACCtctcagcaaccttaaactcctagattcaagcaatcctcttgcctcagccttccaagtagctgggactacaggtgtccaccacacctgtagctatttttttctatttttagagacaaggtcttgctcttgctcaggctggtctcaaactcctgagctcaagggatcgtgtggcctctgcctcccagagtgctaagattataggggtgagccactgtgcctgacctgtcacattgtttttttctcagctccttttatgttattttctggaagaaagaGGTGGACAGAGAGGTAATATGTGGACCAGAGTAAAAACATGAATGGTAGAGGGTGTTTCTACTTCCGTCTGAAATCTTCAGCATCTCTCTCAGTATTTGTTTTCTCAAGAATCATCATAGTCCATCTGTGCCACTGCCCTTCATCTCTCTTATCTTTGGTGCCTACTCCCTGGTGCCTTCCTTCaggcacatttttttcttctagtccaCAGGTCATAGTGATACATTTCCTTAAGCACATATTCAAACATCCTTAGGATGGACTTCCTATTTCCCACCACCCCACTTCACCCTATGCCTATGTTTCAGCATGGGTATGTATCTACCCTTATTGGCAGCAACCTAAGGTCTTTAGAAAATTCTTTGGCAGCTTCAAAATACcaaagcaacatttttttttaacttttttttttttattattattattgggggttaattgagggtacaagaaaccaggtttacactgattgcatttgttaggcaaagtccctcttacaattatgtcctgcccccaaaaggtgtgtcacaccgagaccccaccctctccctccttctttctctctctactttccccttcctccaccccccactgtgttctaggtcattaattgtcctcatatcaaaattgaggattcatgcgtctccattcttgtgatgctttactaagaataatgtgttgcATTtcttaatacaaaggctgtaaagtctccatttttttaatgactggatAGTAtactatggtgtacatataccacagcttgttaatccattcctgggttggtgggcatttaggctgtttccacattttggccattgtaaattgagctgcgataaacagtctaggtcaactgtccttatgataaaaggattttttttccttctgggtagatgcccagtaatgggattgtaggatcaaatgggaggtctagcttgagttctttgagggttctccatacttccttccaaaaaggttttgttagtttgcagtcccaccagcagtgtaaaagtgtttctttctctccacatcatgccagcatctgcagttgtgagattttgtgacgtgggtcATTCTggctagggttagatgatatctcatagtggtttggatttgcatttctctaataattagggacgagcatttttcatatgtttgctagccattcatctgtcttctttagagaaggttctgttcatctctcttgcccattaatacaACGGATtgttagctatacagggttttttctggttccatttaaaatgcagaatcatttttttccaagtcttgaaagtacaatgttggtattttaatagggatggcattgaatcggtagattgctttgggaagtatagacttttttttttttttttgagacagagcctcaagctgtagccctgggtagagtgctgtagcatcatagctcacagcaacctccaactcctgggctcaagcaattctcttgcctctgcctcccatgtagctgggactataggtgcctgccacaatgcctggctgtgtttttggttgcagccttcattgttgtttggcgggcccgggcaggattcaaacccaccagctcaggtgtatgtggctggctccttaacCGAGCcagggaagtatagacattttaaacaatgttgattcttcccagccatgagcatggtatgttcttccatttgttaatatcctctgatatttcctttcttagggtttcataattttctttgtagaggtccttcacctcttttgttagataaattcttaggtatttcattttctttgaagctatggtgaagggagttgtgtccttcattagcccctcatcttggctgttattggcgtatacaaaggctactgacttgtggacattgattttttatcctgagacattacagtatttttttatgacttccaggagtcttgtggttgggtctttggggttctctaagtataagatcatatcgtcagcaaacaAAGCAACATTTTTTAAGAACTTTGTTTATATAACTTACTCTAGGGAAATAAATTAACTGTCTCAGCTGTTTTACATGGCATATGATAGCTTGAGTTAACTCAACTGCCCAAATATTTCAGAGTCTAAGCAACCACGCCATACAAACAGTTGTGttgttccaaaattattttttggtgtttttttttttttttttttttttggccggggctgggtttgaacccgccacctccagcatatgggaccggcgccctacccgctgagccacaggcgccaccccaaaattattttttaaattattgtcttttttaaaaaattattcctatTTACTATTCCATAAATAGTAAATGATCAGCAATGACATGGTATGAAGTAATCATGTGGTTTGCCAAGGTGATAAAATTATTTGCTAGTGTCACAGGATCACAATCTGTGATTTCAAACTGGTGGAACAAATATCACAGATAGACTGGGCACAATGGCttccatctgtaatcctagcactctgggaggccaaggtgggtagattgcctgagcttacaggttcgagaccagcctaagcaagtttgagacccctgtctctaaaaatagacaggcattgtggtgggtgacggtagtcctagctacttgggaggctgagacaagagaatcacttgagcccaagagtttgaaattgctgtgagctatgatgctctggcactctatcaagagtgacagtgaaatgtgagactctgtctcagaaaaaaaaaaggaaaaaatgttgtgGCAGacagctgtagttccagctacttgggaggctaaggcagaggattgcttgagcccaagaatttgaggttgctgtgaactatgatgccgcatcactctacccaaggcaacagagtgataccctgtctcaaaaaaaaaaaaaaacacagataatCACAGAGACCTCTCAGGAGTATGGTTGATATTACATATGCAGTGACAGTTTTGGTTCATTTATGTGTTTTAAAgtgttgaaatacattttatattatatattctttttcttaatctaCTTCATGTAAAGAACAACTTAGAAAGGGCATCCAAAAGATTATGGAACTGtatcaaattttataaatttttttaatcgTTATGTTCTTTTGGAGATAGAATATCTAAATTCAAAACTCAGTTTCTGAGAATATGTCCTACATACATAAAGGTATTTTGAAATAATGGTAAATGAGGTTATTCATTGCAGCATTGCACATGATAGCAACAGAGTAGAAATAACTAAATGTACATCAGTAGAGGGAAGATTACAAGATTTTGGTACAACGGTATAATGAAAtagtataaagttttaaaaagattttgaaagcTCTCCCTGAGAGCTTACCTTTCTTACGTTTAGAAAGATCTCTAGCTTGGGAGCGGGCGGCGGCGGGAGAGGGGAGCAGCGTCCGGGGCCGGGgcgggtgggggcggggaggggggagggaggcggcgGGAAGGGATCGGGCCGCCATGGACGATAAGGCGTTCACCAAGGAGCTGGACCAGTGGGTCGAGCAGCTGAACGAGTGTAAACAACTTAACGAAAACCAAGTGCGGACGCTGTGCGAAAAGGCTAAAGAAATTCTAACAAAAGAATCAAATGTGCAAGAGGTTCGTTGTCCTGTTACTGTTTGTGGAGATGTGCACGGTCAATTTCATGATCTTATGGAACTCTTTAGAATTGGTGGGAAATCACCAGATACAAACTATTTATTCATGGGTGACTACGTGGACAGAGGTTATTATTCAGTGGAGACTGTCACTCTTCTTGTAGCATTAAAGGTGCGTTATCCAGAACGCATTACAATATTGAGAGGAAATCATGAAAGCCGACAAATTACCCAAGTATATGGCTTTTATGATGAATGTCTACGAAAATATGGGAATGCCaatgtttggaaatattttaccGATCTATTTGATTATCTTCCACTTACAGCTTTAGTAGATGGACAGATATTCTGCCTCCATGGTGGCCTCTCTCCATCCATAGACACACTGGATCATATAAGAGCCCTGGATCGCTTACAGGAAGTACCACATGAGGGCCCAATGTGTGATCTGTTATGGTCAGATCCGGATGATCGTGGTGGGTGGGGTATTTCACCACGTGGTGCTGGCTACACATTTGGACAAGACATTTCTGAAACGTTTAACCATGCCAATGGCCTCACTCTGGTTTCTCGTGCTCACCAGCTTGTAATGGAGGGATACAATTGGTGTCATGATCGGAATGTGGTTACAATTTTCAGTGCACCCAATTACTGCTATCGTTGTGGGAATCAAGCTGCTATCATGGAATTAGACgatactttaaaatattccttccttCAGTTTGACCCAGCACCTCGTCGCGGAGAGCCTCACGTTACACGGCGCACCCCAGACTATTTCCTGTAAATTCCTCCTGAGGAAAGCTGCCTTTGTCTGTGGAAGTATAcctggctttttaaaatatatatatatttaaaacaaaaaaaagcaacagtaatCTATGTGTTTCTATAACAAACTGGGATCTGTCTTGGCATTAAACCACATCATGGACCAAAATGTGCCACACTAATGATGAGCATTTAGCGCAGTCTGAGGCTGAAATTGACACACTATGTTCTAGATGGGTCAGTCTAACAGTTTGCCTGCTGTATTTGTAGTAACCATTTTCCTCTGAACTGTTCAAGCAAAAAAGGTAACTAACTGCTTCGTCTCCTTTTCCACTTACATGGAAATTTTAGTTATAGTGTTTAGCTAGCATGGATTAATAgagttggaattttatttttaagaaaaattcacaAGCTAACTTCCACTAATCTCTTAccctttattttattgaaatgtatATTAACTTAACTGAAGAAAAGATTCTTTTTGGGAGTATGTTGTCATAACATTCAAAGAGATTTCCCTTCATTTAAACTAGGTTACTGTTTTATGTTGATCTGCATATTTCTGTATATTTGTCATGACAGTGCTTGCATCCTATTTGGTGTACTGAGCAAataaactttacattttaaacaaaaaaaaaaaaaaaaaaaaaaaaaaaaaagaaagatctctaAGGTATATtgttaagtatttaaaaaaaggaGTGGTAGGATATGACCATACATTCTTATTTGCTTCTACATGTGAAAGAAATTCTGTAAGAATATACAACAAAGTACAGACAGTACTTGTATATATATGAGTGTATGTATATGGAATGTGGGTTGATGGGGTAGAGGTATGGAGACTTTTCACCATGTTTCTTGAAATAAATTCACATCCAGTATATTacctatacaaaaattaaaaaaataaaaaacatgtttaAACTTGAGAGATATCTCGAGTTCAGGACATATCGACACCTGACTTCTAGATAAATGTGTTCTACACTAGAGAGCGGCAAATGCTAGGAAGATTCAGTTGCATGTAGTGAAGTTGAGAACTAACTTGAAAGGTATTTTATTGTGCTCAAAAGGAAACCGTGATAGCtagtataaacaaataaatataggaCATCTTATTAAGGCTTTTCCTGACAGGTCAGTCTTCCAGACTGGGGAGTTACCAATGTGACCCCTCCCCCACTATTCTAGTCTACTTTATTTCTAGTATAATTTTGTTGTCAGTGTTCCCCaccattcattcatgtatttttttcatttcatgaaCAGGCATTGAATACACACTATACATATAAGTCACTGTGAAAATGTTGGGGGAAAAGATATAAATAAGATTTTGTTTCTCATCCTCTTTATTACTTCCAGCCATGAACTCCTGCCTGTTGGGGGTGGGGCATGCAGGGAAAAGGTATGGGTAGATTTGACAGCAGGTGTAccaataattataaaatgaaatgagtaCTAATAGTATCTAtaaatcattttacaaatactGAAAATTATATTACTGAGTTTTAGtctttatttgtatatatgtccTTATTCTTATTCATAtcctttatatgtatatatccttgatactttaaaaataaaaagttatcaaGATGATAGCCATCCTCttagactatttttttaaatataaaatttaccgtcttaaccatttttaagtgtatcgTTCAGTGGTGTTAAGTGCATTTACATGTTGTGCACTTGATCTCCAGAACACTTCCTCTCGCAAAACTAAAACTTCATTCCCAATAAATGACTCCCTAATAGTCCCTTCTTCCAACCCCTAGCAAccacccttctactttctgtcttaagaatttgactactctaggtacctcatataagtggaattgtacaatatttgtctttttgttagtTGTAGACTATTTTCTgcactattaatattttctttacctgTCAAATTTTGAGGTaattggaaatattaaaaaatggaaaaacatataattaaacaaaaagcaaGGAATAAGATGGTTATAAATAAAAAGGACAGTGTTAAGAAGTTTAAGTCatggggcggcatctgtggctcagtgagtagggcgccagccccatatgccgagggtggtgggttcaaacccagccccggccaaactgcaacaacaaaaaaaaatagcctggcgttgtggcgggcgcctgtagtcccagctgctcgggaggctgaggcaagagaatcacataagcccaagagctggaggttgctatgagccatgtgacgccatggcattctaccgagggcagtaaagtgagactcttgtctctacaaaaaacaaaaaaaaaaagtttaagtcaTGATATATTGAATTCCTATAACTTAacccagagagaaaaaaaatttttttttttttttgaggcagagtctcattttgccgtCCTTACTAGAGTGCCGTGAcatatagcaacctcaaactcttggactcaagcgattctcttgtctcaggctcccaagtagctgggactacaggcgcccgccacaatgcctagctatttttagagatgaggtcttggtctgtctcaggctggtcatgaacctgtgagctcaggcagtccacccgccttggcctccttgagtgctaggattacagacgtgaga contains:
- the LOC128589937 gene encoding serine/threonine-protein phosphatase 2A catalytic subunit beta isoform — its product is MDDKAFTKELDQWVEQLNECKQLNENQVRTLCEKAKEILTKESNVQEVRCPVTVCGDVHGQFHDLMELFRIGGKSPDTNYLFMGDYVDRGYYSVETVTLLVALKVRYPERITILRGNHESRQITQVYGFYDECLRKYGNANVWKYFTDLFDYLPLTALVDGQIFCLHGGLSPSIDTLDHIRALDRLQEVPHEGPMCDLLWSDPDDRGGWGISPRGAGYTFGQDISETFNHANGLTLVSRAHQLVMEGYNWCHDRNVVTIFSAPNYCYRCGNQAAIMELDDTLKYSFLQFDPAPRRGEPHVTRRTPDYFL